The Parachlamydia acanthamoebae genome has a window encoding:
- a CDS encoding MotA/TolQ/ExbB proton channel family protein, with protein sequence MFVKKLLSNSNPFFNAFINSDTLGKGIFIALILLSIISWIIILFKVLQARTAESSASNFYQLFQSNKYSPLNIEYNGISENPFYSLYSTMKKYTLEILNKNRRFAAQENASSYLSKADLAFIENHVFSEVTQQIKQLEKNLFFLSTIVSLAPFLGLLGTVWGILMTFSELHGNAAGTHQMVLGGLSMALATTVLGLIDAIPALVGYNYLKNRFHDFEMQLEGFANEILASVEMQYRRVDTQ encoded by the coding sequence ATGTTTGTAAAGAAATTATTATCTAATAGCAATCCTTTCTTTAACGCTTTTATCAATTCTGACACTCTGGGAAAAGGCATTTTTATTGCATTAATCCTCTTATCAATTATCAGCTGGATTATCATCCTTTTTAAAGTTTTGCAAGCAAGAACGGCAGAATCTTCCGCCTCAAATTTTTATCAACTATTCCAAAGCAATAAGTATAGCCCCTTAAACATCGAATATAACGGAATTTCTGAAAACCCTTTTTATTCCCTGTATAGTACGATGAAAAAATACACATTGGAAATTTTAAACAAAAATCGACGTTTTGCAGCCCAAGAAAACGCGAGTTCCTATCTTTCGAAGGCCGACCTCGCTTTTATCGAAAATCATGTCTTTTCAGAAGTCACGCAGCAAATTAAGCAGCTGGAAAAAAATCTTTTTTTTCTTTCCACCATCGTTAGTCTTGCACCGTTTCTTGGATTATTGGGGACTGTGTGGGGAATTCTCATGACTTTTTCTGAACTCCATGGAAATGCGGCCGGTACACATCAAATGGTTTTAGGAGGCCTCTCCATGGCTCTCGCCACAACCGTTTTAGGATTAATTGATGCTATTCCGGCTCTCGTGGGATACAACTACTTAAAGAATCGCTTCCACGACTTCGAAATGCAATTAGAGGGTTTTGCAAATGAAATCCTAGCATCAGTCGAGATGCAATATCGCCGCGTAGATACACAATAA
- a CDS encoding MBL fold metallo-hydrolase, producing the protein MIISAFPTGPFETNAYVVGCPQTHQAAIIDPGVGSAKVIASYLTSRKLTPTSILLTHSHWDHIAEVSLLSNQYHIPVAIHPLDVPNLEKPGSDGLPCWVSFAGVIPDQLLHEGQLLKIGELTFTVIHTPGHSPGSICFYCPQEHLLFSGDTLFQGTIGNLSFPTSQPEKMWDSLDKLTKLPAITRVYPGHGPETTIGAESWLPDARKLFDH; encoded by the coding sequence ATGATTATTTCAGCATTTCCTACTGGCCCTTTTGAAACAAATGCTTATGTCGTGGGTTGCCCACAAACGCATCAAGCAGCTATTATAGATCCAGGAGTCGGCAGCGCTAAAGTTATCGCAAGCTACCTGACTTCTCGGAAGCTGACCCCCACCTCCATTTTATTGACACATTCTCATTGGGATCACATCGCCGAAGTTTCTCTCCTTTCAAATCAATATCATATTCCCGTTGCAATTCATCCATTAGATGTTCCAAATCTTGAAAAACCGGGATCCGATGGCCTTCCTTGTTGGGTTTCTTTTGCAGGCGTCATCCCCGATCAGCTTTTGCATGAAGGTCAGCTTCTAAAAATTGGAGAACTCACTTTTACAGTGATCCACACACCAGGGCATTCTCCTGGAAGCATTTGTTTTTATTGTCCTCAAGAGCATCTTTTATTTTCTGGGGATACTTTATTTCAAGGCACCATAGGCAATCTTTCATTTCCCACTAGCCAACCAGAAAAGATGTGGGATTCTTTGGATAAGCTAACCAAATTACCTGCGATAACGCGGGTCTATCCAGGCCACGGCCCTGAGACAACCATTGGTGCAGAGTCTTGGTTGCCAGATGCAAGAAAGTTATTTGATCATTAG
- a CDS encoding TatD family hydrolase has product MKVITNESYYFDSHAHLTGKSMVSLVDEVLARATVAGIKKVVNICTDVASLEQGVLLAKRYPWVHNAASSPPHDVEKEGETFFPIVEEHAKAGHLVAIGETGLDYYYYHATAEVQKIYLRKYFQLARETHLPVVIHCRDAFKDFFSILDEEYVWNGKHGPGVLHCFTGTLAEAKEVVERGWYLSLSGIATFKKSEELRQVAKMVPLEQLLIETDSPYLAPQSKRGKPNEPAYLTETAQILADVKDISIDAFRQQTALNACLLFNLKESSAF; this is encoded by the coding sequence TTGAAAGTAATCACTAATGAGAGCTATTACTTTGACTCACATGCGCATTTGACAGGCAAGTCAATGGTATCTCTGGTAGATGAGGTATTAGCTAGAGCCACAGTCGCAGGAATTAAAAAAGTGGTCAACATCTGCACAGATGTTGCATCACTTGAACAAGGCGTTTTGCTTGCAAAGCGTTATCCTTGGGTGCACAATGCGGCTTCCTCTCCTCCCCATGATGTGGAAAAAGAAGGTGAAACTTTCTTTCCCATCGTGGAAGAGCATGCTAAAGCTGGGCATTTAGTTGCGATTGGAGAAACAGGGTTGGATTATTATTACTATCATGCGACCGCTGAAGTCCAAAAAATATACTTGAGAAAATACTTTCAATTGGCTCGAGAAACACATTTGCCAGTGGTCATTCATTGTCGCGATGCATTTAAGGACTTTTTTAGTATTCTGGATGAAGAATATGTTTGGAATGGAAAACATGGACCAGGTGTTCTACATTGCTTTACAGGAACTCTTGCGGAAGCCAAAGAAGTGGTTGAGCGAGGGTGGTATTTGTCATTAAGCGGTATTGCAACATTTAAAAAAAGTGAAGAACTTCGTCAGGTGGCTAAAATGGTTCCTTTGGAGCAATTGTTAATTGAAACAGATTCTCCGTATTTGGCTCCCCAAAGCAAGCGAGGAAAACCTAACGAACCTGCTTATTTAACAGAAACCGCTCAAATACTTGCAGATGTCAAAGATATTTCAATCGATGCCTTTCGTCAGCAAACAGCTCTGAATGCTTGTTTGCTATTTAATTTAAAGGAGTCCTCAGCATTCTAG
- a CDS encoding ExbD/TolR family protein: MGSFRRRYAKSTIEEPVINLTPLIDVVFVILIMFIIIAPLVEMEQIELAHASQASKDVSSVQANSPIHIHVKRDNTVFLNKELVSLVDLPTLLLRQKQAFPDASPQLFHDQSAYFGTYQQVKNAAEEAGFAKMDVILNPS, translated from the coding sequence ATGGGAAGTTTTAGAAGAAGATACGCGAAGTCAACCATAGAAGAACCTGTGATCAATCTAACACCTTTGATTGACGTGGTTTTTGTCATTTTAATTATGTTTATCATTATTGCTCCACTTGTTGAGATGGAACAAATTGAGCTGGCCCATGCTTCACAAGCCTCCAAGGATGTCTCCTCTGTTCAAGCAAATAGCCCTATTCACATTCATGTCAAAAGAGACAACACTGTTTTCTTAAATAAAGAATTAGTTTCGCTGGTTGATTTGCCAACTCTACTTCTTCGACAAAAACAAGCTTTTCCAGATGCATCCCCTCAATTATTTCATGATCAATCTGCTTATTTTGGAACCTATCAACAAGTAAAAAACGCGGCTGAAGAAGCTGGATTTGCTAAAATGGATGTGATCCTTAACCCCTCTTAA
- a CDS encoding protein-disulfide reductase DsbD family protein: MIPGFSLYSDAVPESSPVKIELIYDQSSLQADVPFWVGIRLQHQEGCHSYWKNPGDAGFATHIDWNLPQNIQAGEIEWPIPQKFSSNSTVGMGYEGDILLLTKMTPTKEFAGGNVEVKAVIHWLVCSDANCMPGETEVTLTLPVHPNSQSNMWKEMVSSAVEKLPTNHEKIRAVRKDGLIVIHLSGVDQIASPTSAFFPETAELVDLKKEPIATSTSNSAGEYLITMAEGSSASDRLKGVLLLHNVSESEPIALNIDLPIHGDEKALIGFVDPQDLKKAVVLGNQSNDEIASTGSEFEGGLGLALLFAFVGGMILNLMPCVLPVISFKVLSFVKMSGQNRLLVLKHGMMFTLGVLVSFWALAIAMLVLQVYGKSVGWGFQLQEPIFVVILATGLMIFALSLFGIFEFGTFFASLAGQAQANPGTKKEGLSGSFFSGVLATAVATPCTGPFLGSAIGFAVTLPPVYALLVFTCLGLGMAFPYLLLSFFPSLLAFLPKPGNWMVTFKELMGFMMMATVLWLLWVYSAQTSSMALLMVLFAFLLITLGFWAYGRWGTLINSKRTRFLSGAFALTCLMVGCYTVYLSASLPPETSIASYEKGEWEPFSAERVAELQKQGVPVFIDFTAKWCLICQTNHLVLSMEKVENKFQELGVVKMKADWTSNDEEITKVLRQFGRNGVPLYLLYGASEGSPTILPQVLTPDVVIEHLSAVEGDLKKIASSEGDSLESNH; the protein is encoded by the coding sequence ATGATTCCTGGGTTCTCTCTTTACAGCGATGCGGTTCCAGAATCCTCACCCGTTAAGATTGAGCTGATCTACGATCAATCCTCTCTTCAAGCGGATGTTCCTTTTTGGGTTGGTATTCGTTTGCAGCATCAAGAAGGTTGTCACTCATATTGGAAAAATCCAGGAGACGCAGGTTTTGCAACTCACATTGACTGGAATCTTCCACAAAATATTCAAGCGGGTGAAATCGAATGGCCAATTCCTCAAAAATTCAGTTCAAACTCCACAGTTGGAATGGGATATGAAGGGGACATTTTGCTTTTGACAAAAATGACTCCTACTAAAGAATTTGCGGGGGGAAATGTCGAAGTAAAGGCCGTTATTCATTGGTTGGTTTGCTCGGATGCCAATTGCATGCCAGGAGAAACTGAAGTGACTTTAACACTCCCTGTACATCCTAATTCTCAAAGTAACATGTGGAAAGAGATGGTTTCTTCCGCAGTAGAAAAATTGCCTACAAATCATGAAAAGATCCGCGCTGTCAGAAAAGATGGGCTGATTGTGATTCACTTGTCTGGAGTTGACCAAATCGCTTCTCCGACATCTGCATTTTTTCCTGAAACAGCGGAATTAGTGGATCTTAAAAAAGAACCAATCGCGACTTCAACAAGCAATTCAGCAGGTGAATATCTCATTACAATGGCGGAAGGATCCTCTGCAAGTGATCGTTTAAAAGGTGTGTTATTACTTCATAATGTGAGCGAGAGTGAGCCTATTGCATTAAACATCGACCTGCCTATTCATGGTGATGAAAAGGCTCTCATTGGATTTGTGGACCCTCAAGACTTAAAAAAGGCTGTTGTATTAGGCAATCAATCCAATGATGAGATAGCATCTACTGGCTCAGAATTTGAAGGAGGATTGGGATTAGCGTTATTATTCGCCTTTGTTGGGGGGATGATTTTAAATCTGATGCCATGCGTTCTTCCTGTGATATCCTTTAAAGTTTTAAGCTTTGTCAAAATGTCCGGGCAAAATCGACTGCTGGTATTGAAGCATGGAATGATGTTTACACTCGGTGTTTTGGTTTCCTTTTGGGCCTTAGCGATTGCCATGTTAGTCTTACAAGTCTACGGAAAATCGGTTGGTTGGGGATTTCAGCTTCAAGAACCCATTTTTGTGGTGATTTTAGCGACAGGATTAATGATCTTTGCGTTAAGCTTGTTTGGAATTTTCGAATTTGGAACATTTTTCGCTTCTCTTGCAGGGCAGGCCCAGGCAAACCCAGGGACGAAAAAAGAAGGGCTGAGCGGATCCTTTTTCAGTGGTGTATTAGCGACAGCTGTGGCAACTCCATGCACAGGACCTTTTCTTGGTTCAGCTATTGGCTTTGCAGTGACACTTCCACCTGTTTACGCTCTTCTTGTCTTTACATGCTTAGGTTTAGGAATGGCTTTTCCATATCTTCTGCTTTCATTCTTTCCTAGCTTACTTGCGTTTTTACCAAAGCCAGGAAATTGGATGGTGACATTCAAAGAATTGATGGGCTTTATGATGATGGCAACCGTTTTATGGTTGCTGTGGGTCTACTCAGCTCAAACAAGCAGCATGGCCTTGCTGATGGTGCTCTTCGCCTTCTTGCTCATCACCCTTGGTTTTTGGGCATATGGTCGCTGGGGCACGCTCATTAATTCTAAAAGAACACGTTTCTTAAGTGGTGCATTTGCTTTAACGTGCTTGATGGTTGGTTGTTATACCGTGTATTTATCCGCAAGCTTACCGCCTGAAACGTCTATCGCTTCTTATGAAAAAGGGGAATGGGAACCGTTTTCAGCGGAAAGAGTGGCTGAATTGCAAAAACAAGGTGTTCCTGTATTCATTGACTTTACAGCAAAATGGTGCTTAATCTGCCAAACAAACCATCTTGTTCTATCGATGGAAAAAGTGGAAAATAAATTCCAGGAACTTGGAGTGGTCAAAATGAAAGCGGATTGGACAAGCAACGACGAAGAAATCACAAAAGTTTTGCGACAGTTTGGTCGAAATGGCGTTCCTCTTTACTTATTGTATGGAGCCTCTGAGGGATCGCCAACGATTCTTCCGCAAGTTTTGACACCTGATGTTGTGATTGAACATCTAAGCGCTGTTGAAGGCGATCTTAAAAAGATTGCCTCTTCTGAAGGAGACTCCCTTGAAAGTAATCACTAA
- the tolB gene encoding Tol-Pal system protein TolB, translating to MSLKHTSFYLFLFSLLTFQMAIAFEEEKNLVVRLNMDDQLVPIYVAETHSEMSHLEAAYVKKLTSILQFDLNHNGMTYVCSSEKKWNALTKNPLQFTEEQWQNLPFQGIIKLFLNQQHLSGEIALKDSHAIKRFEGLALSGNLNDDRKVMHQIADTLYKALFHQPGIATSRVLYTVKTPDRSTQEKKWISEIWEADYDGYNPRKLTTHKTVGYCVTPSYIPAKPGFSSGSMIYTSYKNGQPKIYVAQVNEGIGRRLNYVRGNQLMPTVSPQRDQIAFICDVGGNPDLFIQPFSIEKGAEGKPRQIFSCGQSVQGTPTFSPDGKKLAFASNKDGSPRVYILDIPKENVLLKDIKPKLITKYSRESTAPSWSPDGTKIAYSSLTQGTRQIWVYDLRKQEEKQITFGSGHKENPSWSPNSKMLIYNCTDSQSNCLYLVGLQNSKPTKVGASEGEKHYPSWGG from the coding sequence ATGTCGCTAAAGCACACATCTTTTTACCTCTTTTTATTCAGTCTTTTGACCTTCCAAATGGCCATCGCATTTGAAGAAGAAAAAAATCTTGTTGTTCGTCTTAATATGGATGATCAGCTTGTTCCGATTTATGTAGCTGAAACCCATTCAGAAATGTCTCATTTAGAAGCTGCCTATGTTAAAAAGCTGACCTCTATTTTACAATTTGACCTGAACCACAATGGGATGACTTATGTCTGCTCCTCTGAAAAAAAATGGAATGCTTTAACAAAAAATCCCCTTCAATTCACGGAAGAGCAATGGCAAAACCTCCCTTTTCAAGGGATTATTAAGCTTTTTTTAAATCAACAACACCTCTCGGGTGAGATCGCGCTAAAAGATTCGCATGCAATTAAACGATTTGAAGGGCTTGCCCTTAGCGGTAACCTAAATGATGATCGCAAAGTGATGCATCAAATTGCGGATACGCTTTATAAAGCGCTTTTCCATCAACCAGGAATTGCGACATCTCGAGTTCTCTATACAGTGAAAACCCCCGATCGCTCAACACAAGAAAAGAAGTGGATCTCCGAAATTTGGGAAGCGGATTATGATGGCTACAATCCCAGAAAACTCACGACACATAAAACGGTGGGCTATTGCGTCACACCAAGCTACATTCCTGCTAAACCAGGATTTTCAAGCGGCAGTATGATTTATACATCCTATAAAAACGGACAGCCAAAAATTTATGTGGCGCAGGTCAATGAAGGAATTGGTCGCCGCCTCAATTACGTGCGTGGCAATCAATTAATGCCCACAGTCTCTCCTCAAAGAGATCAAATTGCATTTATTTGCGATGTGGGTGGTAACCCTGACTTATTTATTCAGCCATTTTCTATTGAAAAAGGAGCGGAGGGAAAACCTCGCCAAATTTTTTCCTGCGGGCAATCCGTACAAGGAACCCCAACGTTTAGCCCAGATGGAAAAAAACTCGCTTTTGCCTCGAACAAAGACGGCTCTCCTCGCGTTTATATTCTAGACATCCCCAAAGAAAATGTGCTTTTAAAAGATATTAAACCTAAACTCATTACCAAATATTCACGAGAAAGCACGGCTCCTTCTTGGTCCCCTGATGGAACAAAAATCGCCTACTCTTCATTGACGCAAGGTACACGCCAAATTTGGGTATACGATTTGCGTAAGCAAGAAGAAAAACAAATCACATTTGGAAGTGGGCATAAGGAAAATCCCTCATGGTCTCCAAATAGCAAAATGCTGATTTACAATTGCACCGATAGTCAATCCAACTGCCTTTATCTGGTCGGGTTGCAAAATTCCAAACCAACAAAAGTGGGTGCTAGCGAAGGTGAAAAGCACTATCCTTCCTGGGGAGGATAA
- a CDS encoding peroxiredoxin, which translates to MGVLVGKKAPDFIAKAVVENKIVQDFSLSQYRGKNVVLFFYPLDFTFVCPTELHAFQEKLAEFEKRNTQVIGCSVDSPYSHYAWINTPKSKGGIEGITYPIVSDINKSIARDYDVLIEAEGIAYRGLFLIDTEGTVRHQVVNDLPLGRSVEEAIRILDALLNFEQHGEVCPANWQVGKKSMLPTPEGLEKYFAFQA; encoded by the coding sequence ATGGGAGTATTAGTTGGAAAAAAGGCCCCTGATTTTATCGCAAAAGCAGTTGTCGAAAACAAAATTGTGCAAGATTTTTCTCTCTCTCAATATCGAGGAAAGAATGTTGTGCTTTTTTTCTATCCATTGGATTTTACATTCGTTTGCCCAACAGAATTACATGCTTTTCAAGAAAAACTAGCTGAATTTGAAAAAAGAAACACCCAAGTGATTGGATGTTCAGTTGACAGTCCTTATTCACACTACGCCTGGATTAATACACCAAAATCCAAAGGCGGAATAGAGGGAATTACCTATCCGATCGTTTCCGATATTAATAAGTCTATCGCTAGAGACTATGACGTTCTCATCGAAGCCGAAGGGATTGCATACCGCGGTCTATTTTTAATCGATACGGAAGGAACTGTCCGTCACCAAGTTGTGAACGATCTCCCTCTCGGTCGCTCAGTTGAAGAAGCCATCCGTATACTAGATGCTTTGCTTAACTTTGAGCAGCATGGGGAAGTTTGCCCAGCAAACTGGCAAGTTGGCAAAAAGAGTATGCTCCCAACACCCGAAGGACTCGAAAAATACTTCGCTTTCCAAGCTTAA